A single region of the Neisseriaceae bacterium genome encodes:
- the aroQ gene encoding type II 3-dehydroquinate dehydratase gives MKKILIINGPNLNLLGSREPEVYGSDTLDSINQKLSDLVVNLSVDLTFFQSNAEHEIINQIHAAQGKQQFIIINPGAFTHTSIAIRDALLGVSIPFIEVHLSNIYRRESFRKHSYLSDVALGVISGLGQDGYRYALDYAIKMITKD, from the coding sequence ATGAAAAAAATTTTAATCATCAATGGCCCTAATTTAAATTTATTAGGTTCCCGTGAACCAGAAGTGTATGGATCAGATACTTTAGATTCAATTAACCAAAAATTATCTGATTTAGTAGTTAACTTGTCAGTAGATTTAACTTTTTTTCAAAGTAATGCTGAGCATGAGATTATAAATCAAATTCATGCGGCTCAAGGTAAGCAACAATTTATTATTATTAACCCAGGCGCTTTTACTCATACAAGTATCGCTATTCGAGATGCTTTATTGGGGGTAAGTATTCCTTTTATTGAGGTACATTTATCAAATATCTATAGGCGAGAATCTTTTAGAAAACATTCTTATCTTTCGGATGTTGCATTAGGGGTGATTTCTGGATTAGGTCAGGATGGTTACAGGTATGCCTTGGACTATGCGATAAAAATGATTACAAAAGATTAA
- a CDS encoding acetyl-CoA carboxylase biotin carboxyl carrier protein, whose product MDLRKIKKLIDLVEKSGIAEIEITEGEESVRISRQQVTYVNSQPPVQYQAPAQTPVVANIDTFVDSDLQDDTKLPEYKEEDIFKSPMVGVFYVAPSPNSKPFVEVGQRVNQGDILCIIEAMKLMNEIEAEKSGVVTKVLVQNGEPVEYGEPLFIIS is encoded by the coding sequence ATGGATTTGCGTAAAATTAAAAAATTAATTGATTTAGTAGAAAAATCAGGTATTGCTGAAATTGAAATCACAGAGGGTGAGGAGAGTGTGAGAATATCAAGACAGCAAGTTACTTATGTGAATTCTCAACCCCCTGTGCAATACCAGGCACCTGCTCAAACGCCTGTTGTTGCTAATATAGATACTTTTGTTGATAGTGATTTGCAAGATGATACTAAATTACCAGAATATAAGGAAGAGGATATCTTTAAATCACCTATGGTAGGTGTTTTTTATGTTGCACCAAGTCCTAATTCAAAACCATTTGTAGAGGTAGGACAAAGAGTAAACCAAGGTGATATCCTTTGTATTATAGAAGCAATGAAATTGATGAATGAAATTGAAGCTGAAAAATCAGGGGTGGTCACTAAAGTTTTAGTTCAAAACGGGGAGCCTGTAGAATATGGTGAACCGTTATTTATCATCTCTTAA
- the accC gene encoding acetyl-CoA carboxylase biotin carboxylase subunit: MFNKILVANRGEIALRVLRACRLLGIHSVMVHSEADSDAIYVKLAHESVCIGPSPSSKSYLNIPGIIAAAEVTSSDAIHPGYGFLSENADFCEQVEKSGFTFIGPDADTIRLMGDKVSAKKAMLDVGVPCVPGSDGVLPNDPDEIIRIGKEVGYPVIIKASGGGGGRGMRVVRGEEDLLKSVEMTKTEAMIAFGNPEVYMERYLENPRHIEIQVISDQYGNTIHLGERDCSMQRRHQKIIEEAPAPGITKKQRDKIGATCVEACNKIGYRGLGTFEFLYENGEFFFIEMNTRVQVEHPVTELITGIDIVKEQILIAAGEKLSYQQDDIIFRGHAIECRINAENPYNFRPSPGLIESYNVPGGPGVRVDTHLYQGYRIPSHYDSLIAKLCSVGDDRAIAIARMNVALSEFMIEGINTNIPLHRDLLSNSKFVQGQQSIHYLERWLAERKES; this comes from the coding sequence ATGTTTAATAAAATATTAGTTGCGAATCGAGGCGAAATCGCTTTGCGTGTCTTAAGAGCCTGTCGATTGTTGGGTATTCATTCTGTAATGGTTCATTCTGAGGCAGATAGTGATGCTATCTACGTTAAATTAGCTCATGAGTCGGTATGTATAGGACCTTCACCATCCTCTAAAAGTTATTTAAACATTCCTGGTATTATCGCGGCAGCAGAAGTGACTAGTTCGGATGCCATTCATCCAGGATATGGATTTTTATCTGAAAATGCAGATTTTTGTGAACAGGTAGAAAAATCTGGGTTTACTTTTATTGGCCCAGATGCAGATACTATTCGCTTGATGGGAGATAAGGTTTCTGCCAAAAAAGCAATGTTGGATGTTGGTGTGCCTTGTGTTCCAGGTTCTGATGGGGTGTTACCCAATGATCCTGATGAAATTATTAGAATAGGTAAAGAAGTTGGTTATCCTGTTATTATTAAAGCATCTGGTGGTGGTGGTGGACGTGGAATGCGCGTTGTTAGGGGGGAAGAAGATTTATTGAAGAGTGTTGAAATGACCAAAACAGAAGCGATGATTGCTTTTGGGAATCCAGAAGTTTATATGGAAAGATATCTAGAAAATCCTAGACATATAGAAATTCAAGTGATCTCTGATCAGTATGGTAATACTATTCATTTGGGAGAGCGTGATTGTTCTATGCAGAGGCGCCATCAAAAAATTATTGAGGAAGCACCAGCACCAGGTATTACTAAAAAACAAAGAGATAAAATAGGTGCAACATGTGTAGAAGCTTGTAACAAGATAGGTTACAGAGGTTTAGGTACTTTCGAATTTTTATATGAGAATGGTGAGTTTTTCTTTATCGAGATGAATACTCGAGTTCAAGTAGAACATCCTGTAACTGAATTAATTACTGGGATTGATATTGTTAAAGAACAGATCTTGATTGCAGCAGGAGAAAAATTATCTTATCAGCAAGACGATATCATTTTTCGAGGCCATGCCATAGAATGTCGTATTAATGCAGAGAACCCTTACAATTTTAGACCAAGTCCAGGTTTAATAGAAAGTTATAATGTTCCAGGTGGCCCTGGGGTGAGGGTAGATACGCATTTATATCAAGGCTATAGAATTCCTTCACATTATGATAGTTTAATTGCTAAATTGTGTAGTGTAGGTGATGATAGGGCTATTGCTATTGCCCGTATGAATGTTGCGCTATCTGAATTTATGATAGAAGGAATTAATACTAATATACCTTTGCATAGGGATTTACTATCTAACTCAAAATTTGTACAAGGTCAGCAGTCTATTCATTATTTGGAAAGATGGTTGGCTGAACGTAAGGAATCTTAA
- the prmA gene encoding 50S ribosomal protein L11 methyltransferase, with translation MSLQELKIILGSEKAEELADALLQRGALSVGIEDAYANTNEEQALFDEPGEMIPGQTIQLWDNSLVLSLFEDSVSVEILATELLQELRISEKMMQIRTIEDQDWVRLNQSQFDAIPVSERLWIVPSWIEKVDSAECVIHLDPGLAFGTGSHPTTYLCLSWLDKNLSKNQSVLDYGCGSGILAIVAKKLGAELVVGVDIDAQAILASNENAKKNGVKIDFFLPKDFKQEQTFDVVVANILANPLRLLASMLANYVHLGGRLVLSGILKSQQEEIIQIYQEWFDIGVYQEKEGWICLVGVKK, from the coding sequence ATGTCTCTACAAGAATTAAAAATAATCTTAGGTTCAGAAAAGGCGGAGGAATTAGCAGATGCACTTTTACAAAGAGGTGCTTTAAGTGTTGGTATTGAAGATGCTTATGCTAACACGAATGAAGAACAAGCCTTGTTTGATGAACCGGGAGAAATGATACCAGGGCAGACAATCCAACTCTGGGATAATAGCTTAGTGTTATCTTTATTTGAGGATAGTGTATCGGTAGAAATACTGGCTACAGAATTATTACAGGAGCTACGTATTTCCGAAAAAATGATGCAAATAAGGACAATAGAAGACCAAGATTGGGTAAGATTAAACCAGTCTCAATTTGACGCTATCCCTGTATCTGAGCGGTTGTGGATTGTTCCTTCTTGGATAGAGAAGGTAGATTCGGCTGAATGTGTGATTCATCTAGATCCTGGCTTGGCTTTTGGTACAGGATCTCACCCTACAACCTATTTATGTTTGTCATGGTTAGATAAAAATTTGTCTAAAAATCAATCGGTTTTAGACTATGGGTGTGGTTCTGGTATTTTAGCTATTGTTGCAAAAAAATTAGGTGCAGAACTTGTGGTTGGGGTTGATATTGATGCACAGGCTATTTTGGCCAGTAATGAAAATGCAAAAAAGAATGGCGTTAAAATAGACTTTTTTTTACCTAAAGATTTTAAACAAGAACAAACCTTTGATGTAGTTGTTGCCAATATTTTAGCCAATCCTTTGCGATTATTAGCGAGTATGTTAGCTAATTATGTTCATTTAGGAGGTAGGCTTGTATTGTCTGGTATTTTAAAGTCACAACAGGAAGAAATTATACAAATTTATCAAGAGTGGTTTGACATTGGCGTGTATCAAGAAAAGGAAGGCTGGATTTGTTTGGTGGGGGTAAAGAAGTAA
- a CDS encoding amino-acid N-acetyltransferase: MTVSEFFGQDFVKVFREAGPYINNLKGKTVVIGINSYVVEEYYLISLLQDINLLNSLGMRLVIVFGVYKQIEEEYQPDIGSSINKEQMQTIKELVGRVRIDIESYLSIGYGNLSVSRSEVNVLGANYISAKSKGVIGGQDSEHLGEVRKINLGLMKDHLEQRNIILVNPLGYSVSGMSYYIPMSEMATEIAISLQAEKLVFITRANGIVNVQGEILNNLTLNEAQRVMQETKQHTDIIKISHSINRALSSNQVKRVQLISGLEQGSLLSELFTRDGVGTSMSYSSFTNIRSANSTDIPTLLQIINPLVKRGYLLPRSRSYFEAHINEFFVIEYDEVIYGCVQFRSYEGHSAELACLSVLESARDQGYGEKLLARVQEEAKIKYKTKLFALTTQAGDWFKERGFVEVSSKELPEVRWLEYHSSKRQSKIFLKTL; encoded by the coding sequence ATGACTGTATCTGAATTTTTTGGCCAGGATTTTGTAAAGGTTTTTAGAGAAGCCGGTCCTTATATTAATAATTTGAAGGGTAAAACTGTAGTTATTGGTATTAATAGTTATGTTGTTGAGGAGTATTATTTAATAAGTCTGCTCCAGGATATTAACTTATTAAACAGCTTAGGAATGAGACTGGTTATTGTCTTTGGTGTATATAAGCAGATAGAGGAAGAATATCAACCTGATATAGGTAGTTCTATTAATAAAGAACAAATGCAAACTATTAAGGAGTTAGTTGGTCGGGTACGGATCGATATTGAGTCGTATTTAAGTATTGGTTATGGCAATCTATCTGTATCGAGAAGTGAGGTCAATGTACTAGGTGCCAACTATATTTCAGCTAAATCCAAAGGTGTTATTGGTGGTCAAGATAGTGAACATTTAGGAGAAGTTAGAAAAATTAATCTTGGATTAATGAAAGACCATTTGGAACAAAGAAATATTATTTTAGTCAATCCGTTAGGATACTCAGTTAGCGGAATGAGTTATTATATTCCAATGAGTGAAATGGCAACTGAGATAGCTATTTCTCTACAAGCAGAAAAGTTAGTTTTCATTACAAGGGCAAATGGTATTGTTAATGTGCAAGGGGAGATTTTGAATAATTTAACTTTAAATGAAGCACAAAGAGTAATGCAAGAGACAAAGCAACATACTGATATTATTAAAATATCACATTCTATTAATAGAGCATTATCTTCTAATCAGGTAAAGAGAGTTCAATTAATCTCCGGTTTGGAGCAAGGCAGTTTGTTATCAGAATTATTTACTAGAGATGGTGTAGGAACTTCAATGTCATATTCATCTTTTACCAATATTAGGTCAGCAAATAGTACAGATATTCCTACACTTTTACAGATTATTAATCCTTTAGTAAAGAGAGGATATTTATTACCCAGATCCAGAAGTTATTTTGAGGCACATATTAATGAGTTTTTTGTGATTGAGTATGATGAAGTGATTTATGGCTGTGTACAGTTCAGATCATATGAGGGACATAGTGCAGAGTTAGCTTGTTTGTCTGTACTCGAATCAGCCCGAGATCAAGGTTATGGTGAGAAACTATTGGCCAGAGTACAAGAAGAAGCTAAAATCAAATATAAGACTAAATTATTTGCTTTGACCACGCAAGCAGGTGATTGGTTTAAAGAACGAGGATTTGTGGAGGTTTCTTCCAAGGAACTACCAGAAGTACGATGGTTAGAGTATCATTCCTCTAAACGGCAATCAAAAATTTTTTTGAAAACATTATAA
- a CDS encoding DNA internalization-related competence protein ComEC/Rec2, whose protein sequence is MQYLPLLCLGIIGAFFIPEYLISFKLFLVFILILLIILSFFYQSFRWLLFILLGFFYALFRIEVNLQSRVNDGDSLLVGVPLSIEVISIPEKNTNYRQFYAKVLDQDKPYDKLLVKDFTRQDWPLGSRWHIEAKIHSSIGRVNLVGFNNEVWSLANGIDGYANIQKVKEKLPDPFFDNAWLQHGVNRIRLIGLKRIENYYPQYPNGSALVASLSLGYRNYLSDDNWDDFKSLGLSHLISISGLHVGIVAFLCSLLILLIIRLLIFSRNYHFLPSNPLRWITVLSFFGAFFYALLSGFSVSAQRSITMLGIIAYCIVSRRYFSAWQIWWLALTAVLFFDPMSVLSIGFWLSFLLVASLLLVSYSSYTKKYQTYLRHFLKAEYATTMASIIPVMVFFNTVPIYSFLINLVAIPWFSFVLTPLSLVSILLPFEFFLQMTITLSEYTMQLLHFLSAYMSVITIPKLPIALIILGSIAIFLLIIPRGLNLRLWACIILLGIFTFQPRKILPNEVEITVFDVGQGLSLLIQTREHQLLYDTGERYMYQDLVRNLYAKSINKLDFLILSHHDSDHDGAWRDLSHSLLIKSIFAGQPENYRDSGVAQIAFCKASYAWDWDGVHFEFLTPYTQQDKVSKNDRSCVLRVVTNNQAILITADLTYKGEKALISQYGDNLYSSVLVLGHHGSETSNSELLLDTVEPKFAIVSSGYRNRFNHPHPRVMKILENKNIPVYRTDRQGAIKILLSDRILVEPVRKYKPFWQKKPMAAE, encoded by the coding sequence ATGCAATATTTGCCTTTATTATGCCTGGGTATAATAGGGGCGTTTTTTATACCTGAATATCTTATATCATTTAAACTGTTTTTAGTTTTTATATTGATTTTATTGATAATTTTATCATTTTTTTATCAATCATTTAGATGGTTGTTATTTATACTACTGGGGTTTTTTTATGCTTTGTTTCGTATTGAGGTTAATCTACAATCAAGAGTAAATGATGGGGATAGTTTACTAGTAGGTGTGCCTCTGTCCATTGAAGTAATCAGTATTCCTGAAAAAAATACCAATTATCGTCAGTTCTATGCCAAAGTTTTAGATCAAGATAAACCATATGATAAGTTACTAGTTAAGGACTTTACACGACAAGATTGGCCACTAGGCAGTCGTTGGCATATTGAAGCAAAAATCCATTCTTCCATTGGTCGAGTGAATTTAGTTGGTTTTAATAATGAGGTATGGTCATTAGCCAATGGCATAGATGGTTATGCAAATATTCAAAAGGTTAAAGAAAAATTACCTGATCCTTTTTTTGATAATGCATGGCTACAACATGGGGTTAATAGAATCAGGCTCATAGGACTTAAGAGAATAGAAAATTATTATCCTCAATACCCCAATGGTAGTGCTTTAGTTGCTTCTTTATCGTTAGGGTATCGAAACTATTTATCAGATGATAATTGGGATGATTTTAAATCTTTAGGACTTTCTCATTTAATTAGCATTTCAGGTTTACATGTAGGGATTGTTGCTTTTTTATGTAGTTTATTGATATTGTTGATAATCAGATTATTAATTTTTTCAAGAAATTACCATTTTTTACCTTCAAATCCATTACGGTGGATTACTGTATTGAGTTTTTTTGGGGCATTTTTTTATGCCTTGTTGTCAGGTTTTTCAGTGTCAGCTCAAAGAAGTATTACTATGCTTGGAATAATCGCCTATTGTATTGTTTCACGAAGATATTTTTCTGCTTGGCAAATTTGGTGGTTGGCACTAACGGCTGTTTTATTTTTCGATCCGATGAGTGTACTATCAATCGGATTTTGGTTATCTTTTCTATTGGTAGCTAGCTTATTATTGGTTTCTTACAGTTCTTACACTAAGAAATATCAAACTTATCTCAGGCATTTCTTAAAAGCAGAATATGCAACAACTATGGCATCTATCATTCCAGTCATGGTATTTTTTAATACTGTGCCAATTTACAGTTTTTTAATTAATTTGGTAGCTATTCCATGGTTTTCATTTGTATTAACACCTTTGTCTCTAGTAAGTATTTTATTGCCTTTTGAATTTTTTTTACAGATGACAATAACTTTATCAGAATACACGATGCAGTTATTACATTTTTTATCTGCTTATATGAGTGTGATAACGATACCCAAATTACCTATTGCTTTGATAATATTAGGTTCAATTGCAATATTCCTATTAATTATTCCTAGGGGGTTAAATTTAAGGCTGTGGGCATGTATTATATTATTAGGAATTTTTACATTTCAACCCAGAAAAATTTTACCCAATGAGGTAGAAATTACGGTATTTGATGTAGGACAAGGGTTATCTTTACTAATACAAACACGTGAACATCAACTACTATACGATACCGGTGAACGATATATGTACCAAGATTTGGTGCGTAACTTGTATGCTAAGAGTATCAATAAACTAGATTTTTTAATATTATCTCATCATGATAGTGATCATGATGGTGCTTGGCGAGATTTGAGTCACTCTTTGTTGATAAAATCCATTTTTGCAGGTCAACCTGAAAATTATAGAGATTCTGGTGTAGCACAAATAGCTTTTTGTAAGGCATCTTACGCATGGGATTGGGATGGAGTACATTTTGAGTTTTTAACACCATATACACAACAGGATAAAGTATCAAAAAATGATAGGAGTTGTGTGCTAAGAGTTGTTACTAATAATCAAGCAATATTAATTACTGCTGATTTAACATATAAAGGAGAAAAAGCACTTATCAGTCAATATGGAGATAATTTATATTCTAGCGTATTGGTTTTAGGTCATCATGGAAGTGAAACGTCGAACAGCGAATTATTATTAGATACAGTTGAACCTAAATTTGCAATTGTATCTTCCGGTTATAGGAATCGTTTTAATCATCCTCATCCGAGGGTCATGAAAATTTTAGAAAACAAAAATATACCGGTCTACAGAACAGATAGACAGGGTGCCATAAAAATTCTTTTATCAGACAGGATTCTGGTCGAACCAGTGAGAAAGTATAAACCTTTTTGGCAAAAAAAACCAATGGCTGCAGAATAA
- a CDS encoding methyltransferase domain-containing protein → MNKIEYWLTKDSIGRDLFAQECEFLQKIVNRLSGNDHFLLGLGPVNIFQYINLYSLHTGIYVSESMPCDVVSSYTYLPFDENSVDILICHHVLEFSQAKDLLIRDISRILKPGGNLVVCSFNPHRLWLINPKWEGDTIFYKRNCMSIRQLREEIENNSMQVIEGQFMFYTPLFGSCFNSGRIDFLEKVGNRWWPNLSSIYALVAKKKVSKFITNPVGNKLLDTRHIGLVALTRKSDQLS, encoded by the coding sequence ATGAATAAGATAGAGTATTGGCTGACAAAAGATTCTATAGGGCGAGATCTATTTGCCCAAGAATGTGAATTCCTACAAAAGATTGTGAATCGTTTATCAGGGAATGATCATTTCTTGTTGGGATTAGGGCCTGTTAATATATTTCAATATATTAATTTATATTCCTTACATACAGGTATCTATGTCTCTGAAAGTATGCCATGTGATGTTGTTTCTTCTTATACATATCTTCCTTTTGATGAAAATAGTGTTGATATATTAATTTGTCATCATGTATTAGAATTTTCTCAGGCAAAAGATTTATTAATTAGAGACATTAGCCGTATTTTGAAGCCTGGAGGTAATCTTGTCGTTTGTTCATTTAACCCACATAGATTATGGCTTATCAATCCAAAATGGGAAGGGGATACGATTTTTTACAAGAGAAATTGTATGAGTATACGTCAGTTAAGAGAGGAAATCGAAAATAACTCTATGCAAGTTATTGAAGGGCAATTTATGTTTTATACCCCATTGTTTGGAAGTTGTTTTAATAGTGGGCGGATTGACTTTTTAGAAAAAGTAGGAAATAGATGGTGGCCCAATTTATCTAGTATTTATGCTTTGGTTGCAAAGAAAAAGGTATCAAAGTTTATAACAAATCCAGTAGGAAATAAACTACTAGACACTAGACATATTGGGTTGGTTGCCTTAACGAGAAAATCAGATCAACTATCTTAA
- a CDS encoding phosphoribosylaminoimidazolesuccinocarboxamide synthase translates to MNIELEKVYSGKVRDLYQIDEKRLLMVATDRLSAFDVVFDDMIPGKGEILTQMSNSWFSFFQEDIPNHFTGESVYNILSEEQAKLFEKRAVVIKKLTPVKVEAVVRGYIAGGGWKEYQQTGMISGIHLSKGLKLAQELPEVIFTPSTKAEVGDHDESIDFQTMSNLIGVDLAKEISTRSVQLYQKASEYAKTKGIIIADTKFEFGIDENGVLTLMDEVLTPDSSRFWDINTYRVGQEPLSFDKQYIRNWLESIDWNKKPPTPQLPKEIVEQTQKRYQKIYDLLF, encoded by the coding sequence ATGAATATTGAATTAGAAAAAGTTTATTCAGGGAAAGTGAGAGATTTATATCAAATTGATGAAAAAAGATTATTGATGGTTGCTACAGATAGATTGTCTGCATTTGATGTAGTTTTTGATGATATGATTCCGGGGAAAGGGGAAATATTGACACAAATGTCTAATTCATGGTTCAGTTTTTTCCAGGAAGATATACCTAATCATTTTACCGGAGAGAGTGTATACAATATCCTATCCGAAGAACAAGCTAAATTATTTGAAAAAAGAGCAGTAGTGATTAAAAAATTAACACCTGTTAAAGTAGAAGCTGTTGTAAGAGGATACATTGCAGGAGGTGGTTGGAAAGAGTATCAACAAACAGGAATGATTTCAGGTATTCATTTGTCTAAGGGATTAAAGTTAGCACAAGAATTGCCTGAAGTTATATTTACTCCTTCCACTAAAGCAGAGGTAGGGGATCATGATGAAAGTATTGATTTTCAGACTATGAGTAATCTGATTGGGGTTGATTTAGCCAAAGAAATTAGCACAAGGTCAGTGCAATTGTATCAAAAAGCTTCTGAATATGCTAAGACTAAAGGTATTATCATTGCTGACACTAAATTTGAATTTGGTATAGATGAAAATGGTGTGTTGACATTGATGGATGAGGTTTTGACACCAGACTCAAGCCGTTTTTGGGATATTAATACTTATCGAGTTGGGCAAGAGCCATTGTCATTCGATAAGCAATATATTCGTAATTGGTTAGAATCAATTGATTGGAACAAGAAACCACCGACACCTCAACTACCCAAGGAAATCGTTGAACAAACACAAAAGCGTTATCAAAAAATTTATGATTTGTTATTTTAG